Below is a genomic region from Acidobacteriota bacterium.
GCAATCGCTGAAGTTGCTGTAAGCAGACACAAGGCGCAAACGGTGGTAATTTTCATGGTCATCACTCTAGCGAATCCTGACCTGGACTATCCGACGAATATCCGCGAGGCTAGCGCTGCTCTCGAGCCTGCGGCATCTCAGTCTCATTCAGCATTGCCAACCCCTCTGGGCGCGGTTGGTCTGCCGTGGCGTCCCAGTAGGGCGAGAGGCGGCGGAGGCTGGAGACGATCTCCGGAAAGACCTCGATCACTTTGTCGATTTCTGTTTCCGTGTTGTATCGGCTAAGACTGAAACGCACCGAGCCATGGACCGCGGTGAATGGCACCTTCATCGCTCGCAGTACGTGCGAAGGCTCGAGCGAGCCAGAGGTGCAGGCCGAACCCGAAGAGGCGCATATGCCGTGCTCGGAGAGCTGATAAAGGATTCCCTCGCCCTCTATGAAATGGCAGGCGACGTTGAGGGTATTGTCGAGCCTCGGGGCCTCACCGCCGTTGACCTCCAGGTAGGGGATCCGTTCTACGAGCTCACGCTGCAGCCGATCTCGCATTGCGGTGATGCGCGCCACGTCCTCGTCGCGCCGGTCCATGGCGAGCTCGAGGGCTCGCGCGAGACCGACAATAAACGCCACATTCTCGGTGCCCGCGCGGCGTCCGTCCTCCTGGTGACCGCCGAGTAGGTAAGGCCTGCACGGCGTGCCGCGGCGAATGAAGAGGGCGCCGATGCCTTTGGGTGCGTGCAGCTTGTGGCCGGAGCAAGAGAGCAGATCAACGTTTTTGAAGCTCCCACGGAGGTCGATTTCGAGCTTGCCGACTGACTGGGTCGCGTCGGTGTGGAAGATAATCGAAGGGTCCGTCTCCTTCGTGATCCGCGACAGCTCTTCGATCGGGAAAATGACGCCGGACTCGTTGTTCGCGTGCATCAGGGAGACGAGGAGTGTGTCGGGGCGAAGGGCGCGAACGAACTCCCCCTTATCGATCCGGCCCTGGTCGTCGACCGGGATGAAGTCCACTCCAAATCCTCTTCGCACCAGATCGTGTGCGACTTCGAAGACGGCGGGATGCTCGACCGCGGATGTGATGATGTGTTTGCGGTCCGGGTTGGCGGCAATCGTGCCGAAAATCGCTGTGTTGTTGCTCTCCGATGCGCAGGACGTGAAGAGTATTTCGCTCGGCTTGGCCCGGCCGAGCAATTTTGCGATCGTCTTGCGCGCATCAGATATGGCGTCTGCCGGCCCTCGAGCCGCCTCGTACATCGAACTCGGATTGAAGTACTGATCCGTGAAGAACGGCGTCATGGCCTCGACGACCTCGGGTGCCACCTGGGTGGTCGCGTTGTTATCCAGATAAATGATGGCCACGTCGTACTGCTCCCTGGTTCATTTTCTGCCATGGTCGTCTGGACGACGCACGCGGCAGAAATTGAGAATCAAGATTTTCACACCTGAATTACGCGAATTCGCTCGTCGACCCGGTCCTTGAGCACCTGCTCGACCAACAACTTGATCGTGTTTGTCGAACCGATGCAGTCGGAGCACGCACCCTTGAGCTCGACGTAGACGACGCGGTCCTTGATATCGACGATCTCGAGGTCGCCTCCGTCCCTTGCGAGCTGTGGTCTAACATGTTCATTGAGAACGGTTTCGACCAGCTTTGCGAACTTGAAGGGAGAGAGCTCTCGAGGCAGTTCAGCCTTTGGCTCGCGAGCCATCGGCAAGATCGGCAGCTCCTTGAAGGCTGTCGGCTGCTTGCCCCACACCTTGTTCAGGAGATCCTGGAGGCCCCCGGGTGTGTGGTGGCACGACATACAGGCGCCTCCGGCCTTGATCGCGTTGGTGATCTCGGGAATCGACTTCAGCTCGAGCTCCTCGATCTTGCGTTCGATATAGGGTTCGGTGAGGCCAAAGCAGGTGCACACGAGCCGACCCTCTTCCTGCTCATCGCGGCTGATGTCGACCCCGAGTTCTGCGAGGTCGACGCCTCGCTTCTGCGCCCAGTTGAAGACTGCCGCCTCGAGCGCTTCGGCACCCATCACGGAACAGTGGATCTTGGCCTGGGGCAGCCCCTCGAGGTAGTTGACGATGTCCTTGTTGGTGATATTGAGGGCCTCGATGGGCGTGTAATCGCCTTCCTCGATGATCGCGCACAGGGCTTCGGACGCAGCGATGGCCGAGGTGCAGCCAAAGGTCAAATAGCGTGCTTCCGTGATCTTGTCCTGCTTCGGATCATTCGGGTGCCGCTCGACCCGGAAGGTGAAACGCAGCGCGTCGCCGCAGGCGATTGAGCCGTGCTCGCCGAAGCCGTCGGGTTCCTCGATCTCTCCGAGGTGCGTGCCGGGCTTACCCTGAACCGCGGCCATGAAGAGATCGGTTGTTTTCTGTGAATAATTCCAGGTCATCGATCCTCCGGGTGTGGCGCATGCGGCGCACGCGGCGCACCCGGAATAATAACTGATTCACGAGGCCAGCGATAAGACTGGAGTTTGGGGTCGAGAGTCCAAAGTGAGGAATTGAGAGTTAGGCGTCGAGGATTGTGGGTTCCCTCGCCCTCACCAATTCTCTTGCGTACGTTCGGAAACTCCAAAAATCTGGACTCTCAACTCCTAACTTACGAGGGGAGTCCGAGTTCGGTGGCGATCTGCCGTATCTGGGCCTTTTCGGAGGTTCGGATTTTGCCGTCGGCTTCGGCCACCGATTCGAGGAAGCGGCGGATGGTTCGTCCGTCCTCTTCTTCCAGCGAGCCACGAAATTGGCGACTGGTTTGGTAGCTACGACCGCAATCGGCGATTTCGCCACAGTGTCGTGCGATCTCTACCGCCAGCATCGCTTCCGAACGTGAAAGGGCTGCGTGGTCGACAAGAATCTGCTCCATACGGTCGGTCTCTTCACGGGTCACCTCGTCGTCGGCTTTGGCAACCCGATGGAGGATGAACGCGAGGGTCTTGAGGTAGCCGGCCGTTTCCCGGTTGAGCTCTTCGAGGCGCCTCAGGGCGGTGCGGATCTCCTCAGTGACGCTCGACGGTGAGCTCTCAGATGCGGTGGATTTCGTCGTGTTCGGCATGGTTTGGTCTCCCTGCCCTCTCAGTACGCAGAACAGAGGCAAACGGTTCCAATTGCGGATGGAGATTCTGGCTGGAGTAAACTCTTTCAATGATGGGCGCCGCTTTTTCGTTGCCGAGAAGCCGTGGGATGGTTGTACTCCTCACCGGAGTTTTGATGCTCTGTGGGTCCTCCCTTGAGGCGGCCCATCCGGAAGCCGTTCGGGGTTCGGGTGGTGCGGTTTCGAGTGCCGCGCCTGCCGCCACCGAGGCTGGCCTCGAGATCTTGAGAGCAGGTGGAAACGCGGCGGATGCTGCGGTGGCGACCGCACTCGCCCTGGCCGTGGTCCACCCGCAAGCCGGTAATCTCGGTGGCGGAGGGTTTGCCATCAGCCGGTTCGGTTCCAGTCTGACGGCCCTCGATTTTCGCGAAACGGCGCCCGCCGACGCCACCGAAGCCATGTATCTCGACGAGAAGGGTGAACCGCGCGGGGATGCGTCGCGCATCGGCCCGCTTGCGGCGGGCGTTCCAGGTTCTCCGGCAGGTCTATTCGAGCTCCACAAGGCCCATGGGCGATTGCCGTGGGCTAAGGTCGTAGAGCCGGCCCTTGGTCTCGCCAGAGATGGATTCGTGATCACCCGGCGGCTCGAGCGTTCGCTCACGGTGAACTCAGATCTTCTCAATAAATTTCCCGAAACTGCGGCCGTGTGGTTGTCCGGAGGACGTCCGCCGGTCGCGGGCAGCGTCATGCGGCTGCCCGAGCTTGCAGCGACCCTGGAAGCCTACGCCAGGCGCGGCGCTCCCGCGATCACCGAGGGTCCGATCGCGGCTGCGGTAGAGCTCGCGGCGCGCCGCCACGGAGGCATCTTGCGCGCCGTCGATCTCGCCGCCTATCGCGCAGTGTGGCGAAACCCGGTGCGCTTCCAGGCCTTCGGCTGGCAGGTGGCATCAATGCCGTTGCCGTCGTCGGGCGGTATCATCCTCGGCCAGACCTGCGGTGTGCTCGAAAGACTCGAGTGGGGGAAATACCCTCGCTTTGGCGCTGATCGTTGCCACCTCCTCGCGGAGACCTGGAGACGGACGTACGCGGATCGTTTTCTCCTCGGAGATCCGAGAACCAGCCAGGCGAATGCGAGCCAGCTTCTGGCGAAAGAGTGGCTCGACTTTCGCGCGGACAGGATCAGGCTCGGAAAGGCGATGCCGTCGGACCGGGTCCGAAAATGGTCGCGCGATTTGGTTCCAGAGTCTGCCCAGACAACCCACCTGTCGGTGATCGATGGTGAAGGGAACGCGGTGTCGATCACGACCACCATCAATGGAGGCTTCGGCTGCGGTCTTCTGGTGCCCGGTGCGGGATTCATCCTCAACAACGAAATGGACGATTTCGCCACCGCTCCTGGGGTGCCGAACATGTTCGGCCTGCTCCAGGGAGAGGCCAACGCGGTCGGTCCCGGTAAGCGAATGCTGTCGTCGATGACCCCGACCATCGCCTGGAACGGCGACCGGGTCATAGTGCTGGGCTCGCCGGG
It encodes:
- a CDS encoding iron-sulfur cluster assembly scaffold protein; the encoded protein is MTWNYSQKTTDLFMAAVQGKPGTHLGEIEEPDGFGEHGSIACGDALRFTFRVERHPNDPKQDKITEARYLTFGCTSAIAASEALCAIIEEGDYTPIEALNITNKDIVNYLEGLPQAKIHCSVMGAEALEAAVFNWAQKRGVDLAELGVDISRDEQEEGRLVCTCFGLTEPYIERKIEELELKSIPEITNAIKAGGACMSCHHTPGGLQDLLNKVWGKQPTAFKELPILPMAREPKAELPRELSPFKFAKLVETVLNEHVRPQLARDGGDLEIVDIKDRVVYVELKGACSDCIGSTNTIKLLVEQVLKDRVDERIRVIQV
- the ggt gene encoding gamma-glutamyltransferase, with the translated sequence MMGAAFSLPRSRGMVVLLTGVLMLCGSSLEAAHPEAVRGSGGAVSSAAPAATEAGLEILRAGGNAADAAVATALALAVVHPQAGNLGGGGFAISRFGSSLTALDFRETAPADATEAMYLDEKGEPRGDASRIGPLAAGVPGSPAGLFELHKAHGRLPWAKVVEPALGLARDGFVITRRLERSLTVNSDLLNKFPETAAVWLSGGRPPVAGSVMRLPELAATLEAYARRGAPAITEGPIAAAVELAARRHGGILRAVDLAAYRAVWRNPVRFQAFGWQVASMPLPSSGGIILGQTCGVLERLEWGKYPRFGADRCHLLAETWRRTYADRFLLGDPRTSQANASQLLAKEWLDFRADRIRLGKAMPSDRVRKWSRDLVPESAQTTHLSVIDGEGNAVSITTTINGGFGCGLLVPGAGFILNNEMDDFATAPGVPNMFGLLQGEANAVGPGKRMLSSMTPTIAWNGDRVIVLGSPGGSRIPTATAQVLLNLIVDGDELQAAVDRPRIHHQWMPDILYVEDESLSPETAKSLERKGHVIESTVQIGEVSAVQGRVGGKVRAAQDPRGPGSAGVVRSAVD
- a CDS encoding TerB family tellurite resistance protein; translated protein: MPNTTKSTASESSPSSVTEEIRTALRRLEELNRETAGYLKTLAFILHRVAKADDEVTREETDRMEQILVDHAALSRSEAMLAVEIARHCGEIADCGRSYQTSRQFRGSLEEEDGRTIRRFLESVAEADGKIRTSEKAQIRQIATELGLPS
- the nifS gene encoding cysteine desulfurase NifS yields the protein MAIIYLDNNATTQVAPEVVEAMTPFFTDQYFNPSSMYEAARGPADAISDARKTIAKLLGRAKPSEILFTSCASESNNTAIFGTIAANPDRKHIITSAVEHPAVFEVAHDLVRRGFGVDFIPVDDQGRIDKGEFVRALRPDTLLVSLMHANNESGVIFPIEELSRITKETDPSIIFHTDATQSVGKLEIDLRGSFKNVDLLSCSGHKLHAPKGIGALFIRRGTPCRPYLLGGHQEDGRRAGTENVAFIVGLARALELAMDRRDEDVARITAMRDRLQRELVERIPYLEVNGGEAPRLDNTLNVACHFIEGEGILYQLSEHGICASSGSACTSGSLEPSHVLRAMKVPFTAVHGSVRFSLSRYNTETEIDKVIEVFPEIVSSLRRLSPYWDATADQPRPEGLAMLNETEMPQAREQR